The following coding sequences are from one Paenibacillus tundrae window:
- a CDS encoding transglycosylase domain-containing protein has translation MVDVNKKKPDEQPVRKRSFIRRLGSVVKWMVVLGIMGVLFVGGALMGYVSSIVKDEPVRSRALIEQKVSENSITGFAYFADGSPIGQLRTEEDRRPVTIDQIPQKVIDAVISIEDNHFYEHKGVDMNGTLRAVKQKVLKESVQTGGSTLTQQLARRVFLNLDRTEDRKVKEILLSLRLERFLTKDEIMTAYLNKVPFGNGSSGYNVYGIKAAAKGLFNINDLEKINTAQAAYLAGLPQLPSSYSAFNGKGDFVEDNFERAINRQHLVLRRMLELGKINQTEYNEALAFDIKSSLAPKTVKAYNTYPYLMMETERQAAQILMTQLNTDTTKGTDEATDKDAAPKDSSALLEEAQQQLRTGGYRIYTTINKSVYKTMRTIAENDSNFAADDPKKGKEQTAAMLIDHKTGAILGMIEGRSFQDEQMNYATQMVRQPGSAMKPIAAYLPAMDEGLVQPGSIVDDSPIILKNGPSGYHIPKNANNRYQGLITARRALNYSLNTVALKLFNEDVGIDKAWAFAQKLGITTIQKNDYQAQTGVLGGLQYGVTVEELTNAYGAIANNGVYNDSYMISKIVDSKGNIVYKHEAAPVQAFSEQTAYLMTDMLRTVVTEGTADKVRESYKYSKSVPIVGKTGSTQNYADVWFEGYSPDVTLGVWVGYKQPVNTLETKSQRKRAQQLWTQIMNEVIASDKELFVTDKFEKPSGIVTKTVSAYSGKLPTALTDRFVTDIFNSKFVPKDSDDGVAKAKYITYNGVNYIPRDETPSDMLKEKTVIKRKKPISDLIKELQNAFSRMSRHESLAYYLPQDADSDMPTQIDPRQDNGKAPDAPGNVRLSMSNGRAIITFNATPESDVVGYRLYRSVNGGGFQNQGQVVLTGESRSFTAYAQGGSFSFYVTAVDVAGRESAPSAIATSAAVVEPPPEEEVKEPINVPGTIITPGEGSDDTAATSPSTPSQVSVTALSQGIRIQWGSNAEAEGVQSYSVYYSETGNAPFNKIGSTSGTSLDFGVPATTSGWFKVSASNSAGESEPSAAVHYQP, from the coding sequence ATGGTTGATGTTAATAAGAAAAAGCCCGATGAACAGCCTGTCCGCAAACGTAGCTTCATTCGCAGACTAGGCAGTGTCGTCAAATGGATGGTCGTCCTGGGTATCATGGGTGTACTATTTGTAGGCGGCGCTTTAATGGGATACGTCAGTTCCATTGTGAAAGACGAGCCTGTCCGTTCCAGGGCCCTGATTGAACAGAAAGTCAGCGAAAACTCCATCACAGGCTTTGCTTACTTTGCCGATGGCAGTCCAATCGGTCAATTACGTACAGAAGAAGACAGACGTCCAGTCACCATTGACCAGATCCCACAGAAGGTTATTGATGCAGTTATTTCGATTGAAGACAATCATTTTTACGAACATAAAGGTGTAGACATGAACGGTACACTTCGTGCCGTAAAACAGAAAGTGCTTAAAGAGTCTGTCCAAACAGGCGGAAGCACACTTACACAGCAATTAGCGCGTCGTGTGTTCCTCAATCTAGATCGTACCGAGGATCGGAAAGTAAAAGAAATTCTTCTCTCGCTCCGTCTGGAACGTTTCTTGACAAAGGACGAAATTATGACTGCGTACTTGAACAAGGTTCCATTCGGTAATGGCTCCAGTGGATATAATGTCTATGGCATTAAGGCTGCTGCCAAAGGTTTGTTCAATATTAATGATCTAGAGAAAATAAATACGGCTCAGGCTGCTTACCTTGCTGGCTTACCACAGCTCCCCTCTTCATACTCTGCTTTTAATGGAAAAGGCGATTTTGTTGAGGATAATTTTGAGCGCGCTATTAATCGCCAGCACTTAGTTTTACGTCGAATGTTAGAACTGGGTAAAATCAATCAAACCGAATATAACGAAGCGCTTGCTTTTGACATCAAGAGCTCTCTAGCGCCCAAAACGGTTAAAGCTTACAACACTTATCCTTATCTTATGATGGAAACTGAACGACAAGCTGCTCAAATCTTGATGACGCAGTTGAATACAGATACTACCAAAGGCACAGATGAAGCTACCGACAAGGATGCAGCACCTAAAGATAGCAGTGCATTATTGGAAGAAGCTCAGCAGCAATTGCGCACAGGTGGATATCGCATTTATACCACAATTAACAAAAGTGTATACAAAACGATGCGTACCATTGCTGAAAATGACAGTAATTTTGCCGCAGACGATCCCAAAAAGGGAAAAGAACAAACGGCAGCTATGTTGATCGACCATAAGACTGGTGCCATTCTGGGCATGATCGAAGGTCGAAGCTTCCAAGATGAGCAGATGAACTACGCTACTCAGATGGTGCGTCAACCGGGTTCTGCTATGAAACCAATTGCAGCATACCTACCTGCTATGGATGAAGGTTTAGTTCAGCCGGGTTCCATTGTGGACGATTCACCAATTATTCTTAAGAATGGCCCAAGCGGATATCATATTCCGAAGAATGCAAATAATCGCTACCAAGGCCTGATCACTGCTCGTAGAGCATTGAATTACTCACTGAATACCGTGGCACTTAAGTTATTTAATGAAGACGTTGGAATTGATAAAGCCTGGGCTTTCGCCCAAAAGCTTGGCATTACCACTATTCAGAAAAACGATTATCAAGCACAAACTGGTGTTCTCGGTGGTCTTCAATATGGTGTAACCGTTGAGGAACTTACCAATGCCTATGGTGCCATCGCCAACAACGGTGTGTACAACGATTCATACATGATCAGTAAGATTGTAGACTCTAAAGGAAACATCGTATATAAACACGAAGCTGCCCCTGTTCAGGCGTTCTCCGAGCAGACGGCATACCTCATGACTGACATGCTTCGTACAGTTGTCACAGAGGGTACAGCGGATAAAGTACGTGAGAGCTACAAATATTCGAAGAGTGTACCGATTGTCGGAAAAACAGGCTCTACCCAGAACTATGCCGATGTCTGGTTTGAGGGTTACTCCCCAGATGTCACTTTGGGTGTATGGGTTGGATACAAACAGCCTGTTAACACACTAGAGACCAAGTCTCAGCGCAAACGTGCACAGCAATTATGGACTCAAATTATGAATGAGGTCATTGCCTCAGACAAAGAGTTATTTGTTACGGATAAGTTCGAGAAGCCATCAGGTATAGTAACGAAGACCGTTTCCGCTTATAGCGGCAAACTGCCTACGGCTCTGACAGACCGCTTTGTCACAGATATTTTCAATAGTAAATTTGTTCCCAAAGATAGCGATGATGGTGTCGCTAAGGCGAAGTACATCACTTACAATGGTGTGAACTACATCCCTCGTGATGAAACGCCTAGCGATATGCTGAAAGAAAAAACCGTAATTAAACGTAAAAAACCAATCTCCGATCTCATTAAAGAGTTGCAAAATGCATTCTCTCGTATGAGCCGGCATGAGTCACTTGCCTATTACCTGCCGCAGGATGCAGATTCAGACATGCCAACTCAGATTGATCCGCGACAAGATAACGGTAAAGCTCCTGATGCTCCAGGAAATGTAAGACTGTCTATGTCCAATGGCAGAGCAATCATTACATTTAACGCTACACCGGAAAGTGATGTTGTTGGGTATCGGTTGTATCGTTCTGTTAATGGCGGAGGATTCCAGAATCAAGGGCAAGTCGTCCTTACAGGGGAATCTCGATCATTTACCGCGTATGCACAAGGTGGTAGCTTCTCCTTCTACGTTACAGCAGTTGATGTAGCTGGCAGAGAGTCTGCACCAAGCGCAATTGCTACTAGTGCTGCGGTTGTAGAGCCGCCACCAGAGGAAGAAGTGAAGGAACCGATTAATGTTCCTGGAACAATCATCACGCCTGGCGAAGGATCAGACGATACTGCAGCAACTTCACCAAGCACACCGAGTCAGGTGAGTGTTACAGCTCTATCCCAAGGTATTCGTATCCAATGGGGATCAAACGCTGAAGCAGAAGGTGTACAGAGCTATTCCGTCTATTACAGCGAAACGGGCAATGCTCCATTCAACAAAATCGGCTCTACCTCAGGTACCTCGCTTGACTTCGGTGTACCGGCAACAACCAGCGGATGGTTTAAGGTCTCTGCGAGCAACAGTGCAGGAGAATCTGAACCTTCAGCAGCGGTACATTATCAACCATAA
- the acsA gene encoding acetate--CoA ligase, with protein MSQAFEEMLQTVVSESNLGDYAEARSRFDWESVERHFTWHASGKVNMAHEAIDRHVLEGRGGRTALLYSDASREEAYTFADLSEQSNRFGNVLRKYGVTKGDRVFIFMPRSPELYFSLLGILKVGAIAGPLFEAFMETAVKDRLEDSGAVALVTTPELLGRIKRSELPELKHIFVVGGGEQTENRLIDFDAEMSVASDEMDVEWLTREDGLIIHYTSGSTGKPKGVYHVQNAMVQHYYTGKVVLDLRQDDVYWCTADPGWVTGTSYGIFAPWLNGVTNVIRGGRFSPQDWYSTIEKNKVTVWYSAPTAFRMLMGAGDETIAQHDLSSLRHVMSVGEPLNPEVVRWGWKAYNQRIHDTWWMTETGAQLICNYPGMPIKPGSMGRPLPGIEAAIIDDRGQELPPYSMGNLAIRSPWPSMMAKIWNNPAKYEEYFRLSGWYVSGDSAYMDEDGYFWFQGRIDDVINSSGERIGPFEVESKLVEHPAVAEAGVIGKPDVTRGEIIKAFVALRDGYEATPELKEEIYRFVKEGLSAHAAPREIEFKDKLPKTRSGKIMRRVLKAWELDLPTGDLSTIED; from the coding sequence ATGAGTCAAGCATTTGAAGAGATGCTGCAAACGGTTGTGTCTGAATCTAACTTGGGCGATTACGCGGAGGCTCGAAGCCGATTTGATTGGGAATCGGTGGAAAGGCACTTTACGTGGCACGCCAGCGGAAAAGTGAATATGGCTCATGAGGCGATAGATCGCCATGTACTGGAAGGAAGAGGCGGTAGAACGGCATTGCTATACAGTGATGCTTCACGGGAAGAGGCATACACTTTTGCCGATCTTAGCGAGCAATCCAACCGATTTGGTAATGTACTACGGAAATATGGGGTGACCAAGGGGGATCGAGTATTTATTTTTATGCCGAGAAGCCCTGAGCTGTATTTCAGCCTTTTGGGTATCTTGAAAGTGGGTGCAATCGCAGGGCCGCTGTTTGAAGCTTTTATGGAGACCGCCGTCAAAGACCGATTGGAGGACAGTGGGGCAGTTGCACTTGTGACGACACCTGAGCTTCTTGGACGAATTAAGCGCTCCGAATTACCGGAGCTGAAGCATATATTTGTCGTTGGTGGTGGTGAGCAGACGGAAAATAGACTGATTGATTTTGATGCAGAGATGTCTGTTGCTTCGGATGAGATGGACGTGGAATGGCTCACTCGTGAGGATGGACTCATTATCCATTATACTTCGGGTTCTACTGGGAAACCGAAGGGCGTATATCATGTGCAGAATGCAATGGTTCAGCATTATTATACAGGCAAAGTTGTACTCGACTTACGCCAGGATGATGTTTACTGGTGCACCGCAGACCCTGGTTGGGTCACAGGCACGTCTTATGGTATTTTTGCACCATGGCTGAACGGGGTAACCAATGTTATTCGTGGAGGTCGTTTCAGTCCACAAGACTGGTATAGTACGATTGAAAAAAATAAAGTGACCGTCTGGTACAGCGCACCGACGGCGTTCCGGATGTTGATGGGGGCAGGAGACGAGACGATTGCTCAGCATGATCTGAGTAGTCTGCGTCACGTCATGTCTGTCGGCGAGCCGCTCAATCCTGAAGTGGTTCGTTGGGGCTGGAAAGCGTATAATCAACGAATTCATGATACGTGGTGGATGACGGAAACAGGTGCGCAATTGATCTGTAACTATCCGGGTATGCCGATTAAACCAGGTTCAATGGGAAGACCTTTGCCCGGAATTGAAGCTGCAATTATCGATGATCGTGGGCAGGAGTTACCTCCGTACAGTATGGGGAATTTAGCAATACGCAGTCCATGGCCGTCGATGATGGCGAAGATCTGGAACAACCCCGCTAAATACGAGGAGTATTTCCGGCTCTCTGGCTGGTACGTATCTGGAGACTCTGCTTATATGGATGAAGACGGCTACTTCTGGTTTCAGGGCAGAATTGATGATGTGATTAATTCGTCTGGCGAGCGTATCGGCCCTTTCGAGGTGGAGAGTAAGCTCGTAGAGCACCCTGCTGTAGCTGAGGCTGGCGTAATCGGTAAACCGGATGTAACACGGGGAGAGATCATCAAAGCCTTTGTAGCGCTTCGTGATGGGTATGAGGCGACACCGGAGTTGAAGGAAGAGATTTATCGTTTTGTAAAAGAAGGCCTGTCCGCCCACGCTGCACCGCGTGAGATAGAATTCAAGGATAAATTGCCGAAGACACGCTCTGGTAAAATTATGCGTCGTGTCTTGAAAGCCTGGGAGCTTGATTTGCCGACAGGAGACCTGTCCACCATTGAAGACTAA